The Trueperaceae bacterium genome has a window encoding:
- a CDS encoding TM0106 family RecB-like putative nuclease, with translation MRRNSDGSFSFSPTDLTIFSACRHASLLELLLAEDRAPATPELDPDAKALAELGRRHEQAYIDSLRQQGKRTVEVGGPAHDAGQLQKTLAAMERGDEIIVQAPLRSETEAGHWRGIADLLRRVEKPSGLGDWSYEPVDTKLAKTTKAEAIVQLTLYALWLEELQGERPEFLTVVSPGRTAEEPFHEERYRVSDSAAYVKRLRDHFESFIADGRNDKASTRAEPVDHCQVCSWWRHCDRTWRQEDSLVLVANLGRAHRNELERREIRTVASLAGLEHELGFRPDFGSSATYRAAAHQARLQVASRASGQTAHELLPVEAERGLTLLPEPSEFDLFFDLEGNPFFGTGGIEYLWGWSDARGGYSHRWALEKRTERIVFEAFMDLVVTRWQDHPQMHVYHYGHYERSALARLVNTLSSKAREFDALLRAGVFVDLSTITRQGARVGAEGYSLKDLEGVHGYLRDADLRGVGRHKRAVEHGLMLGEIQEVPDESFEIVRVYNRDDVASTLALREWLEGQRSLLVSRGEGVPRPEPGDSQPSEKVERERNAAEQAIERLRNGLPEDEADWTDEHAAQALLADLIDFERREDNVDYWEKFALMEMEPESLAIASKGIVGLEFVGVVGGEARKPVQRYRYPSQELDPRSKDILHAWVDGRVERIGEVVAWDVRAHTLDVQKKVSTADIHPTHAFLWSHIPKTNITAARIELAHDISERGLDAAGRFRAARDILLRIAGRGLAPEPEARRLPGESTLAAALRMTRGLEGGVLPVQGPPGSGKSYTGAHMIIDQLSQGKRVGVTAVSNRVISNLLGKAVEEAADMGIHDLPVFQKVSSGDDQLPDGVTPVNGYPEVERLLGSGEPVVVGGTAWLWSKEEFRDSVDLLIIDEAGQLSLAHALSVSSACQNVLLLGDPQQLEQPIQATHPPGADVAVLRHMLGDDKTIQPGQGLFLDRTFRLAPAIARFTSELAYEGRLRPAEGNERIALIATSGFDGAGLYYLPVEHEGNSLTSAEEVEVVSGVIGRLLQPNARFRDSKGESRPLEPKDILVVAPYNRHVDALAEAVPPGVRVGTVDRFQGQEAPVVIYSMGVSSADLAPRGLGFLFSIERFNVATSRAQAAAILVASDALFDTICRTPEEIRLVSGHVRFVDAAQD, from the coding sequence GTGAGGCGTAACAGCGACGGCAGCTTCAGCTTCTCCCCAACAGACCTGACCATTTTCTCCGCCTGCCGCCACGCCAGCCTCCTCGAGCTGCTCCTGGCAGAGGATCGCGCGCCCGCCACACCGGAACTCGATCCCGACGCGAAGGCGCTTGCCGAACTTGGCCGGCGCCACGAGCAAGCCTATATCGATAGCCTGCGCCAACAGGGCAAGCGAACAGTCGAAGTCGGTGGGCCCGCCCACGACGCCGGTCAACTCCAGAAGACGCTTGCCGCGATGGAACGAGGCGACGAGATCATCGTGCAGGCGCCTCTGCGGAGCGAGACCGAGGCCGGTCACTGGCGCGGCATCGCCGACCTCCTCAGGAGGGTGGAGAAGCCGAGCGGACTGGGCGACTGGTCGTACGAGCCCGTCGATACCAAACTCGCCAAGACCACCAAGGCCGAGGCGATCGTCCAGCTCACTCTCTACGCGCTCTGGCTCGAGGAGCTTCAAGGCGAACGTCCCGAGTTCCTCACCGTCGTATCGCCGGGTCGGACCGCGGAGGAACCGTTCCACGAGGAGCGTTACCGGGTGAGCGATTCGGCCGCCTACGTGAAGCGGTTGCGGGACCATTTCGAATCTTTCATCGCGGACGGGCGCAACGACAAGGCGAGCACCCGAGCCGAACCGGTCGACCATTGCCAGGTGTGCTCCTGGTGGCGTCACTGCGACCGGACCTGGCGCCAGGAGGACAGCCTGGTGCTCGTCGCCAACCTTGGCCGGGCTCACCGAAACGAGTTGGAACGACGGGAGATCAGAACCGTCGCATCTCTGGCCGGGCTCGAGCATGAACTCGGCTTCCGGCCGGACTTCGGCAGCTCGGCGACCTACCGAGCTGCCGCCCACCAGGCGCGGCTCCAGGTCGCCTCGCGCGCTAGCGGGCAGACGGCCCACGAACTGCTTCCCGTCGAAGCGGAGCGTGGACTCACCCTGCTTCCCGAACCCTCCGAGTTCGACCTGTTCTTCGACCTGGAGGGCAATCCGTTCTTCGGCACGGGCGGCATCGAGTACCTGTGGGGTTGGAGCGACGCCAGAGGGGGGTACTCCCACCGCTGGGCGCTGGAGAAGCGGACCGAGCGGATCGTCTTCGAGGCCTTCATGGACCTGGTCGTCACGCGCTGGCAGGACCACCCGCAGATGCACGTCTATCACTACGGACACTACGAGAGGTCGGCCCTGGCGAGGCTCGTCAATACGCTCAGCAGCAAGGCCCGGGAGTTCGATGCGTTGTTGCGTGCCGGCGTCTTCGTCGACCTCTCGACGATCACCCGGCAGGGAGCCCGCGTAGGCGCCGAAGGCTACTCGCTCAAGGACCTGGAGGGAGTCCACGGCTACCTCCGAGACGCCGACCTTCGTGGTGTTGGCAGGCACAAGCGAGCCGTCGAGCACGGTCTGATGCTGGGGGAGATCCAGGAAGTGCCCGACGAGTCGTTCGAGATTGTGCGGGTCTACAACCGGGATGACGTGGCTTCGACCCTGGCGCTGCGCGAGTGGCTCGAGGGGCAGCGCTCGCTGCTGGTCTCACGCGGAGAGGGCGTCCCCCGCCCAGAGCCGGGCGACAGCCAACCGAGCGAGAAGGTCGAGAGGGAGAGGAACGCCGCTGAGCAGGCGATCGAACGGCTCCGGAACGGACTGCCCGAGGACGAAGCCGACTGGACCGACGAGCACGCTGCGCAGGCGCTGCTGGCCGACCTCATCGACTTCGAGCGCCGCGAAGACAACGTCGACTACTGGGAGAAGTTCGCGCTCATGGAGATGGAGCCCGAATCGCTGGCCATCGCCAGCAAGGGGATCGTGGGGCTCGAATTCGTCGGGGTCGTGGGTGGGGAGGCGCGCAAGCCCGTCCAGCGTTACCGTTACCCATCACAGGAGCTCGATCCGCGGTCGAAGGACATCCTCCACGCCTGGGTGGACGGGCGGGTCGAGCGGATCGGCGAGGTGGTGGCATGGGACGTACGAGCCCACACCCTCGATGTGCAGAAGAAGGTGTCGACGGCCGACATCCACCCGACCCACGCCTTCCTCTGGAGTCACATTCCGAAGACGAACATCACCGCGGCCCGAATCGAACTCGCGCACGACATCAGCGAGCGTGGGCTCGACGCAGCCGGACGCTTCCGAGCAGCACGCGACATCCTGCTGAGGATCGCCGGCCGCGGGTTGGCTCCGGAACCAGAGGCCAGGCGTCTGCCCGGAGAGTCGACGCTAGCCGCCGCGTTGCGGATGACCCGGGGCCTGGAAGGTGGAGTTCTGCCGGTACAGGGGCCGCCTGGTTCGGGCAAGAGCTATACCGGCGCCCACATGATCATCGATCAGCTGTCTCAGGGGAAGCGAGTGGGCGTAACGGCCGTATCGAACAGGGTGATCTCGAACCTCCTCGGCAAAGCGGTGGAGGAGGCTGCGGATATGGGCATTCACGACCTGCCGGTATTCCAGAAGGTCAGCAGCGGCGACGACCAGCTGCCGGATGGGGTAACGCCCGTAAATGGTTATCCCGAAGTCGAGCGGTTGTTGGGCTCGGGAGAGCCGGTTGTCGTGGGCGGCACCGCCTGGCTCTGGAGCAAGGAGGAGTTCCGCGACTCGGTGGATCTGCTCATCATCGATGAAGCCGGGCAGCTGAGCCTCGCTCACGCTCTCTCGGTCTCTAGCGCCTGCCAGAACGTGTTGCTGCTAGGCGACCCGCAACAGCTCGAGCAGCCCATCCAGGCGACCCACCCTCCGGGGGCAGACGTAGCCGTGCTTCGTCACATGCTGGGCGATGACAAGACCATCCAGCCAGGTCAGGGCCTTTTCCTCGACCGAACCTTCCGGCTGGCGCCGGCGATCGCCCGCTTCACCTCGGAACTCGCCTACGAAGGACGCCTCCGGCCCGCGGAGGGGAACGAGCGGATAGCGCTCATCGCTACCTCAGGTTTCGACGGTGCCGGGCTCTACTACCTGCCCGTAGAGCACGAGGGAAACTCGCTCACCTCGGCCGAAGAGGTGGAGGTGGTGTCAGGCGTGATAGGGCGGCTGCTCCAACCGAATGCGAGGTTCCGCGACTCGAAGGGCGAATCGCGGCCGCTCGAACCGAAGGACATCCTGGTGGTCGCCCCCTACAATCGCCACGTAGATGCCTTGGCCGAGGCAGTTCCTCCAGGCGTCCGAGTCGGTACGGTCGACCGCTTCCAGGGCCAGGAAGCCCCGGTGGTCATCTACTCGATGGGCGTCTCATCGGCTGACCTCGCACCCCGCGGCCTGGGCTTCCTCTTCAGCATCGAGCGCTTCAACGTCGCTACGTCTCGCGCTCAGGCGGCCGCGATCCTCGTCGCCAGCGACGCCCTCTTCGACACGATCTGCCGGACACCGGAGGAGATCAGGCTGGTGAGCGGACATGTAAGGTTCGTGGATGCGGCACAGGACTAG